The genomic interval AATTGTATGAGTTAACGGCTGTGCTTCGGATCTACGAGTATTTGCCAAGTTGTTCCATACAGTGGTGTAACTGCTGAATTGTAGAGCATGCAAATCTTGTGTAGCTCTCTGTCTCGTCTTGGAGTTTGGTATGCTGATTCCCGAGTGCTGTTCATAATATTCTCCATTGCAAATTGGACCAAGTTGTCATGCGCAATTTTGATGACTTATGTATTGCCGAACATTTTGTTTGTTGAGGTCCCTCCAATCATGGATTGGGCTAGTCATATTAGGACTGATTTGGCGTTTTCCTCACTGTCATTGTGAATTGTGATCGAATACCCTATTACCTCACTGTGTGTGtccaaaatttttgtatagaTGCTTATGTAAGTTTGTATGATATACTATAAAGGTGCTCTGAATTTCTCCTCAGGACTTGATTTGTCATTTCATATATCTATGTATTTGCAGTCTGTGCGGATCTGGTGAAGGGGGCCAAGGACAAGCAGCTGAGGGTCAAGGGGCCTGTCAGGATCCCCACCAAGGTGCTCCACATCACTACCCGCAAGTCCCCCTGTGGTGAAggtattatattatatgatttcaGCTTCTACATTATTGCCTGTTGTTTTGGGATGTTGATTGATAAGAGTCTTAGGTTTTTTAGGAAAGAAAATAGTCTTAGACTCTTAGTTACTGTCATGTTACTAGATTGAATGATGACAGCATGAACTCAGGCTATAGTGATAGATTATCATGATTCTAACCTTTTACCAAGTTTCTAACATATTTTTGGTGTAGTCTTCCTGTTTTTTATTCTGTAGCTGCCACTTCTTTATTACTCATAATATTCATTGATCGTGTGCATCAATGCCCATTTTGTTTCTATGTGAATTCTGTATTGAAAAGTTTTGGTCAGTGCCTTATGGTCTTCATACAATGCTCTATACCTTTTAGTTGTCCATGTCAAATTGCAGCCTGCTCTCTACTTTAGGCAGTGCTTGAGCTAGCAATGCTGTTTCTAACATTTGTACTTAACCTTCTTGTGAATGCTGATATTGTACGCTTGCCCACTTCGAATTCTCTGGTGTCATGAAGTTGAGCAAATCGCATCTTTTTTGTTGATCAGGAACAAACACATGGGATCGGTTTGAGTTCCGCATCCACAAGAGGGTGATTGACCTTATCAGCTCGCCGGATGTGGTAAAGCAGATTACCTCCATCACTATCGAGCCTGGTGTCGAGGTCGAGGTGACAATAGCAGACGTGTAATAATTCACATATCGCGGTAGGCTATTTATCCTGTCTCTAGTTTTGTACACCCCGTCACATGATTGTAATAGACTTCAGCATTCCAgactgtttgtttttttgtgtttcATGTTAAATTGATCCTTGTACAAcgacacttttttttttgttgatcgATCTGTGTTGTTTTCAACACACTTGGAAGGAATCTGACAATATGGCTCCCCATCTTCCGGAATGTGCCGTTATCTAGAGCTGTTTGGTGCTTTAGTAGGATATCTCATGTAGAATATCTCTCTAGTAGGATATCTCATGGCTACAAAAGTGCTCGTGAAGTTGTTCCGATGTGGAGATGATTCTATGCAATGTGAGTGTGACAAGACATAACTGTCTATGAACATAGTAACAATGGATCGTGACTTCGCCAGTGTGGTAAAGTACTGCACAACACAGCCACAGTGTTTTGATTAGACCCAAATCCCTGAACAGGAGAGCAAGCTTCCCATTGGTTATCACTGATTGCCCAGTTGCCATTGACAATGCCGCTGCTGCCATTGCCGTCGCCACGGCGAATTATCTCCACTCTTCCGTACTTCCACAGGTAAACGATGGTGTCTTGCTTTCTCGCCGCGGAGGTTCGTACGGGGCCAATGGGGCCATGCATACGTACCagcttccttccttccttgaGAGCGTCGAGAATTCCAGATGCGTTGCCACGGATGTAATAAAGGAACCACGCCGGACCGGGACCGACGTGATCTCGGTGGAAGCTATTTCAATACGCGCGATCCGATCCAGACGATGTGATCTATCGTGGAACTCGGGGTTCAACTTGCTGTGCTGTCCATTGGCATTGGACATCGGCGACGCTTGATGCTCAAGGCAGACTCAAATGGCTTTTACTTAGGCTTGTTTAgtgtctaaattttttttccaaaaacattatatcgaatttttagacatctaaataaagcattaaacatattaaacatagatgaaccaaaaaactaattgcacagttatgaatgAAATCTtgagaagaatcttttgagcctaattaatccataattagccataagtgctatattaaccaacatgtgctaatgatggattaattaggctcaaaagattcgtctcgtggtttctaggctagccgtaaaattcgtttttttattcgtgtccaaaaatcccttccgacatccggtcaaacgttcgatgtgatgtttttaccaaaaaaaattttggcagctaaacaccaccttagccTTGCACTGTACTCCAAAACATGACGCACACATTCCATTCCATTTCATTCCCCCCCCAGTTGCATGGAAGAATTTTTaacaaccccccccccccccccccccccccccgcgtcCGTTTACTTctcctgtgttttttttaaggacgAAAGCCAGAGCGATTGATCGACGCAGACGAATCATAAGAGAGTGTGGTTCATCCGGTTTTAGGGGCATAAgccaaagaaaagagaaaagagctaccaagataaaaggaaaaaatatatgcttaGCATTTTTCGAAATAAAAAAGGCCAATCCTTATCTCCGCATCAGCGGCCAtcaggagagaggagagcaccATCGTCGGCTCTCCGGGCTTGTGAAATCTCACCAAACGAtaacgatttttttttgaacgcAAACGATAACGATTAGCCTAGCCCAAGAATTTGAGCAAACGGAGCCGTGGCCACAGCCGAGCTCCCCAACAACCAAACCCGCACCAAAATATCACGGACTGGTAGGTCCTCTCGTCACGGTGCCATCCACGGCAAGGCAACCGCAGCAACGGCAAGTCCGCAACTGCACCTGCGCGTATAGTTTCGATTTCGCATCTTCCAcaaatatgtttgactttttgttacaaagtttaacaatttattttatttaaaaaattataaaaatattatttattttgcttgtgacttactttattataaaaaaacttttaagcacgatatattattttttatacttgtactaattattaaataagatgaattgtcaaacgttgcaacaaaAGAAGTTAAACATTCTACGTTACGATGGAATGGGGTAGTAGCAGTGTATCTGCAATTGTTTTGCGAGGGGCATGGCCTTGTCAGGCTACATCCACCGTGATCGTAGGATCTCACTACTCGTTGTGTATACAACAGCACAAACCTATTTTGAACTGTAACTGGTAAtgcttttttaaaagaatgtaGATATTTGCAAACTAGTTGTAATTTCGATCTGCGAAAGATTTTAAGAGAGGGAGGAATTATTCGGCGAAAGTGCGCGTGAGACACCCACGCATAGAACCGGATCCTGAGAGAGATCTGAAgggaaaattgaaaaaaaaaagagagagagaaaagcgcACTATTTGTCCCCAAATGTAGCAGCGGCCGGAAAACCAAATCCCAGCAAACGAAGACGGCGGAACAAATCAAAACAAACCATCGCCTCCTCGTGGCAACGGAGGGGAAAAGCCCTTCAAACACGAGTGCCCACACATCATCCCCAACCCCACCCCGTGAAGGCAAGTCGCGAGATCCGACGAGAAGCCTCTCCAATCCAGCCACATTGCGGCAGATCGGAGATGGCGCCGCAGCTGGCCGGCGCGCCCGGgtcggcgggggcggcgggcggcggcgcggcggccgtgaAGCCGCAGTTCCACCActtccaccaccaccgcctcgccacgcgccaccaccaccaccccccctcgccgtcgtcgctcctCTCCAAGCTCGCCTTCTGGTCGGTCTGCTCCCTCTCGCTCCTCCTCgcgttcctcctcctctccccctccgcgGCCCCCGCCCCGCGCGTGGCGCCCGActcgccccgccgctcgctccacgcgtcctccccctccgccgccacctggGGCGGCGCAGCCTGGGAGAAGAAGGTGCGGGCCTCCGCGCGCGTCAGGAGGGCCAACGGGCGGGGGCTCTCCGTCCTCGTCACGGGCGCCGCGGGCTTCGTCGGCTGCCACGCGGCCGCGGccctccggcgccgcggcgacggcgtgcttGGGCTGGACAACTTCAACGATTACTACGACCCCGCCCTCAAGCGGGGCCGCGCCGCGCTCCTCGCTCGCTCCGGTGTCtacgtcgtcgacggcgacatCGCGGACGCCGAGCTCCTCGCCAAGCTGTTCGACGTCGTGCCATTCACTCACGtcctccacctcgccgcgcAGGCGGGCGTGCGGCACGCGCTCGTTGACCCGATGTCCTACGTGCGCGCCAACGTCGCCGGGCTTGTGGCGCTGCTCGAGGCGGCGCGCATGGCAGATCCCCAGCCGGCGATCGTCTGGGCATCGTCGTCTTCAGTGTACGGCCTCAACTCCCATGTGCCTTTCTCCGAACATGACAGGACGGACCGACCTGCGTCTCTGTATGCAGCGACTAAGAAGGCCGGCGAGGAGATCGCTCATGTCTACAACCACATCTATGGGCTCTCGCTCACGGCGCTACGATTCTTCACTGTGTATGGACCGTGGGGGCGCCCCGACATGGCGTACTTTTTCTTCACCCGGGACATTCTTGCTGGCCGGCCAATCACCGTGTATGAAAGTGCAGGTGGAGGCGCGCACCAGACCACCATTTCCCGGGATTTCACCTACATTGATGACATTGTGAAGGGGTGTATTGGGGCATTGGATACAGCAGGGCGTAGCACAGGCAGTGGAGGCAAGAAGAGAGGGCCGGCACCATTCAGGACATACAACTTGGGGAACACATCTCCCGTGCCAGTGACGCAGCTGGTGGATTTACTGGAGAAGCTGCTCAAGGTGAAAGCTGTGAGGAGGATTGTCAAGATGCCAAGGAATGGTGATGTGCCATACACACATGCTAACATCAGCCTTGCTCAGCGGGAGCTTGGGTACCGACCATCAACTGATCTTCAAACAGGCCTTAAGAAGTTTGTCCGGTGGTATCTTGAGTACTACATGCCTGGGCTTGCTgataagcagaagcagcatGGCAGTAGCAATGGCAAGGCTTCACGTGGTCGGAGTGGCAGCACAAGCAGCGCAAGATGATTGGATACTCAATTTCTTCATGGCCTTCTTCTGACGGTGTGTATCATTGTTCTAGTTCCAGTGCTTAACTCATCAGATCTGAGGGGCTCGTTTTGCTGAGCACATCCttcaaatcaaacaaaaacaatcatTAATTAGCTTGTATTGAAGAAACCGTCCGCTCTATTGGCTTCCCATAGCTGAGCGTTCAAATCCTAGTTCCATTAGTTGGTTCTTAGGATGACAATGGTAGGAAGAATTGGGCTGGATTGGGTTTTGGGGGCAGGCTGTGAGTTGCAAAGACTATGATAGATTCTTTTAGTGGCATTTTGTACCACGGGACAGGAGAGAAGGAAGTACATCATGACTGTTTCTTTTGTTCAATTGAAATAGCTCTGATCAACTTGCAACTCTCTGTACTTTGCATTGTCATGTTACTTTTATAGATGCTCCTTAACTGTATTTACCTCACTACCTGGGCTATTCTGATATTATGCATGCTTTCTCCCCAAAAATCTTTAGAAGGTAGTGTTTCATTTGTGATGCAATGaactaaaatttcattttatgCGGTAGCAGACATCATGGTATTGAATTTAATGGATTAGTTTATCTGGCCATAATGTAGTTCACTTTGGCTGGTCATAACTATCATTGCTAGCGTGACAAGCTTTTGTGAAGTGGGATAGAATTATTCAATCAATATTATCTGATCTAGCTTTCTCATCAAGTGACTCCAGACCATATTTTCTGATCTGTCAAATGAGTGCTTCTGCTTTTGATATCTTGACTTGTTGAACACTTGAATGCACTAGTTTGAGAGTTGTCAAAATTACAGAAATGCCCAATCAGAGCTGGAAGGTCTTTGTGGCAGTGGCAACTGAGATGATTGTTATGCGTTGATTAAAACACCAATGCAGGTTTGTCATGCTCTGTTTTGAACTATTGATGTGTACAAAACGATATCATGTACCAGAATACCTGTAATGTGGTGCCTTTAGCACTCTGTAACAGAAATTTTTGCAAGGGACGGTAATGCAGAAGATCGTTGTAACAAGGCTCTGTGAAAGCACAATCTGAGCTCAAATCAAAAGTGTTTATACTTCATTGTCATGGTGTAGTTCCCTCGTTGTTGCTTGTATGATGGTCAGGCTACTGAGTAATAAGACATGGCATCGCAATTGTTGCTG from Oryza brachyantha chromosome 3, ObraRS2, whole genome shotgun sequence carries:
- the LOC107303961 gene encoding UDP-glucuronate 4-epimerase 3-like, encoding MAPQLAGAPGSAGAAGGGAAAVKPQFHHFHHHRLATRHHHHPPSPSSLLSKLAFWSVCSLSLLLAFLLLSPSAAPAPRVAPDSPRRSLHASSPSAATWGGAAWEKKVRASARVRRANGRGLSVLVTGAAGFVGCHAAAALRRRGDGVLGLDNFNDYYDPALKRGRAALLARSGVYVVDGDIADAELLAKLFDVVPFTHVLHLAAQAGVRHALVDPMSYVRANVAGLVALLEAARMADPQPAIVWASSSSVYGLNSHVPFSEHDRTDRPASLYAATKKAGEEIAHVYNHIYGLSLTALRFFTVYGPWGRPDMAYFFFTRDILAGRPITVYESAGGGAHQTTISRDFTYIDDIVKGCIGALDTAGRSTGSGGKKRGPAPFRTYNLGNTSPVPVTQLVDLLEKLLKVKAVRRIVKMPRNGDVPYTHANISLAQRELGYRPSTDLQTGLKKFVRWYLEYYMPGLADKQKQHGSSNGKASRGRSGSTSSAR
- the LOC102720866 gene encoding 40S ribosomal protein S20-1-like, with product MAAAAVYGGMKGGKLGVEDARELQLNRIRITLSSKNVKNLEKVCADLVKGAKDKQLRVKGPVRIPTKVLHITTRKSPCGEGTNTWDRFEFRIHKRVIDLISSPDVVKQITSITIEPGVEVEVTIADV